In Streptomyces sp. NBC_00704, a genomic segment contains:
- a CDS encoding DUF4253 domain-containing protein encodes MATLPNPLPKLASDPSGRSLGLRLPPGRLIDSTVEGPWHEPLLWHAQRAAAPGNWSALGGPSARAGLLPVLVDMGGARGGPDDWELAPDAMSYPGDHDAEEVLARHWEECAADGEEWPGPAAAPTLASDPGTRAAQVADSLTGEGGSVFAAPHLALVPARRSADIPAVVGWTGPVNHEGDTARLCAVLRSWEDRFGIRVVGLGFDVLVVSVAAPPATLTEATAVAAEHFAFCPDNVLQGAGDLAAYAEQLVGEPVWSFWWD; translated from the coding sequence ATGGCGACTCTTCCCAACCCGCTGCCCAAGCTCGCGTCCGACCCGAGCGGGCGTTCCCTCGGGCTGCGGCTCCCGCCCGGACGGCTGATCGACTCGACCGTGGAGGGGCCGTGGCACGAGCCGCTGCTCTGGCATGCGCAGCGGGCGGCCGCGCCGGGCAACTGGAGCGCGCTCGGCGGCCCTTCGGCACGGGCCGGGCTGCTGCCCGTGCTCGTCGACATGGGCGGCGCCCGCGGCGGTCCGGACGACTGGGAGCTGGCGCCCGACGCGATGTCCTACCCGGGCGACCACGACGCCGAGGAGGTCCTCGCCCGGCACTGGGAGGAGTGCGCGGCCGACGGCGAGGAGTGGCCCGGCCCGGCCGCCGCGCCCACCCTCGCCTCCGATCCGGGCACGCGCGCCGCCCAGGTCGCCGACTCCCTGACCGGCGAGGGCGGTTCCGTGTTCGCCGCTCCTCACCTCGCCCTGGTCCCGGCGCGCCGCAGCGCGGACATCCCGGCCGTCGTCGGGTGGACCGGCCCGGTGAACCACGAGGGCGACACGGCCCGCCTCTGCGCGGTGCTGCGCTCCTGGGAGGACCGCTTCGGCATACGGGTCGTCGGGCTCGGCTTCGACGTGCTCGTGGTCTCCGTCGCCGCCCCGCCCGCCACGCTCACCGAGGCGACGGCCGTGGCCGCCGAGCACTTCGCGTTCTGCCCGGACAACGTCCTCCAGGGCGCGGGAGACCTGGCGGCCTACGCCGAGCAACTGGTCGGCGAGCCCGTCTGGTCCTTCTGGTGGGACTGA
- a CDS encoding DUF2637 domain-containing protein, producing MAERIQLTRTHRVLIGVVVTGAVIIAGIGFAGSYAAVRELAIEKGFGNFSYVFPIGIDAGICVLLALDLLLTWIRIPFPLLRQTAWLLTAATIAFNGAAAWPDPLGTGMHAVIPILFVVAVEAARHAIGRIADITADKHMEGVRITRWLLSPVPTFLLWRRMKLWELRSYDQVIKLEQERLVYQARLRSRFGRAWRRKAPVESLMPLRLARYGVPLAETAPAGLAAAGIEPALLPPMPMQAQDRSQGPALAPQQEMQELAAAPVRGQERQPRLQGQGQQGQHGQQGMRPAQQVPQAQQPEPPEDDQNPWFQSPHEVQYQGGYDPTYDPSEQYAQWYEEQQQAEQYADQYQEEPPAQEPSPEETGSFPIPVVPGRSRELGEGGGSPEPTEDDYYLVFKKSIDGSYPTSGQLRNDVEATWGVILPQREADRMVNRFTNRHTAELQDDHIA from the coding sequence GTGGCCGAGCGAATACAGCTGACCCGGACGCACCGCGTTCTCATCGGCGTGGTCGTGACCGGCGCCGTGATCATCGCCGGCATCGGCTTCGCCGGTTCGTACGCGGCCGTCCGGGAGCTGGCCATCGAGAAGGGCTTCGGGAACTTCTCCTATGTGTTCCCGATCGGCATCGACGCGGGCATCTGCGTCCTGCTGGCCCTGGACCTGCTGCTGACGTGGATCCGCATCCCCTTCCCGCTGCTGCGGCAGACGGCGTGGCTGCTGACGGCCGCGACGATCGCCTTCAACGGCGCGGCGGCCTGGCCGGACCCGCTGGGCACGGGCATGCACGCGGTGATCCCGATCCTGTTCGTGGTGGCCGTCGAGGCGGCCCGGCACGCGATCGGCCGGATCGCCGACATCACGGCGGACAAGCACATGGAGGGCGTGCGCATCACGCGCTGGCTGCTCTCGCCGGTGCCCACCTTCCTGCTGTGGCGGCGGATGAAGCTGTGGGAGCTGCGCTCGTACGACCAGGTGATCAAGCTGGAGCAGGAACGTCTCGTCTACCAGGCGAGGCTGCGTTCGCGGTTCGGCCGGGCGTGGCGTCGCAAGGCTCCGGTGGAGTCGCTGATGCCGCTGCGGCTGGCCCGTTACGGGGTCCCGCTGGCGGAGACGGCCCCGGCGGGTCTGGCGGCGGCGGGCATAGAACCGGCCCTGCTGCCGCCCATGCCGATGCAGGCCCAGGACCGGTCGCAGGGGCCGGCCCTGGCGCCCCAGCAGGAGATGCAGGAGCTGGCGGCGGCTCCGGTGCGCGGGCAGGAACGGCAGCCCCGGCTTCAGGGCCAGGGCCAGCAGGGGCAACACGGGCAGCAGGGGATGCGGCCGGCGCAGCAGGTCCCGCAGGCCCAGCAGCCCGAGCCCCCGGAGGACGACCAGAACCCGTGGTTCCAGTCGCCGCACGAGGTCCAGTACCAGGGCGGCTACGACCCCACCTACGACCCCTCGGAGCAGTACGCCCAGTGGTACGAGGAGCAGCAGCAGGCCGAGCAGTACGCGGACCAGTACCAGGAGGAGCCCCCGGCGCAGGAGCCGTCGCCGGAGGAGACCGGTTCGTTCCCCATCCCGGTGGTGCCGGGGCGCAGCCGTGAGCTGGGCGAGGGCGGCGGCAGCCCGGAGCCGACCGAGGACGACTACTACCTGGTCTTCAAGAAGTCGATCGACGGCAGCTACCCCACCTCGGGTCAGCTGAGGAACGACGTGGAGGCGACGTGGGGTGTGATCCTCCCGCAGCGTGAGGCCGACCGGATGGTCAACCGCTTCACCAACCGCCACACGGCGGAACTGCAGGACGACCACATCGCCTAG
- the lysS gene encoding lysine--tRNA ligase yields MPIVGQSTETTDWVSRFADEVIEESERRAPGKPVVVASGLSPSGPIHLGNLREVMTPHLVADEIRRRGRQVRHLISWDDYDRYRKVPLGIDGVDGSWAEHIGKPLTSVPAPHGSAYPNWAEHFKAAMVESLAELGVEFDGISQTAQYTSGVYREQILHAVRHRGDIDAILDQYRTKKAPAKKQQKPLDEAELEAAEGSGAAAEDDGSSGTAGYFPYKPYCGNCEKDLTTVTSYVDDTTELSYTCTACGFAETVRLNEFNRGKLVWKVDWPMRWAYEGVVFEPSGVDHSSPGSSFQVGGQIVGIFGGKQPIGPMYAFVGISGMAKMSSSKGGVPTPGDALKIMEPQILRWLYARRRPNQSFKIAFDQEIQRLYDEWDKLDAKVADGSALPADVAAHSRAVGTAGGDLPRTPRPLPYRTLASVADITAGQAEQALRILGDLDPGNPITTLDEARPRYDKAEAWINNHVPADQRTVVREEPDAELLKSLDEASRQSLRLLLDGLAEHWSLDGLTHLVYGVPKVQAGFSADATPKELPPEIKTAQRTFFALLYHLLVGRDTGPRLPTLLLAVGQDRVRALLGE; encoded by the coding sequence GTGCCGATCGTGGGGCAGAGCACCGAGACCACCGACTGGGTCTCCCGTTTCGCCGATGAGGTCATCGAGGAGTCGGAACGCCGGGCCCCGGGCAAACCTGTGGTCGTCGCGTCCGGGCTCTCCCCCTCCGGCCCCATCCACCTCGGCAACCTGCGCGAGGTCATGACCCCGCACCTCGTCGCCGACGAGATCCGCCGCCGCGGCCGCCAGGTCCGCCACCTGATCTCCTGGGACGACTACGACCGCTACCGCAAGGTGCCGCTCGGCATCGACGGCGTCGACGGGTCCTGGGCCGAGCACATCGGCAAGCCGCTGACGTCCGTCCCGGCCCCGCACGGCTCGGCGTACCCGAACTGGGCCGAGCACTTCAAGGCCGCGATGGTCGAGTCGCTGGCCGAGCTGGGCGTGGAGTTCGACGGGATCAGCCAGACCGCGCAGTACACCTCCGGCGTCTACCGCGAGCAGATCCTGCACGCCGTCCGGCACCGCGGCGACATCGACGCGATCCTCGACCAGTACCGCACCAAGAAGGCCCCGGCGAAGAAGCAGCAGAAGCCCCTCGACGAGGCCGAGCTGGAGGCCGCCGAGGGCTCGGGCGCGGCCGCCGAGGACGACGGCTCCTCCGGCACCGCCGGCTACTTCCCGTACAAGCCCTACTGCGGCAACTGCGAGAAGGACCTCACCACGGTCACCTCGTACGTCGACGACACCACCGAGCTGTCCTACACCTGCACCGCGTGCGGCTTCGCCGAGACCGTCCGGCTGAACGAGTTCAACCGCGGCAAGCTGGTCTGGAAGGTCGACTGGCCGATGCGCTGGGCGTACGAGGGCGTCGTCTTCGAGCCGTCCGGCGTGGACCACTCGTCCCCCGGCTCCAGCTTCCAGGTCGGCGGGCAGATCGTCGGCATCTTCGGCGGCAAGCAGCCCATCGGGCCGATGTACGCCTTCGTCGGCATCAGCGGCATGGCGAAGATGTCCTCCTCCAAGGGCGGGGTGCCCACCCCCGGCGACGCGCTGAAGATCATGGAGCCGCAGATCCTGCGCTGGCTCTACGCCCGCCGCCGTCCCAACCAGTCCTTCAAGATCGCCTTCGACCAGGAGATCCAGCGGCTCTACGACGAGTGGGACAAGCTGGACGCCAAGGTCGCCGACGGCAGCGCCCTCCCGGCCGACGTCGCCGCGCACTCCCGCGCCGTGGGCACGGCCGGCGGCGACCTCCCGCGCACCCCACGGCCGCTGCCGTACCGCACCCTCGCCTCCGTCGCCGACATCACCGCCGGGCAGGCCGAACAGGCGCTGCGCATCCTCGGCGACCTCGACCCCGGCAACCCGATCACCACGCTGGACGAGGCCCGGCCCCGGTACGACAAGGCCGAGGCCTGGATCAACAACCACGTCCCCGCCGACCAGCGCACCGTCGTGCGCGAGGAGCCGGACGCCGAACTGCTGAAGTCCCTCGACGAGGCCTCCCGGCAGTCCCTGCGCCTGCTGCTCGACGGACTCGCCGAGCACTGGTCGCTCGACGGGCTGACGCACCTCGTCTACGGCGTGCCCAAGGTGCAGGCGGGATTCTCCGCCGACGCCACGCCCAAGGAGCTGCCGCCGGAGATCAAGACCGCCCAGCGGACGTTCTTCGCCCTGCTCTACCACCTGCTCGTCGGCCGCGACACCGGCCCGCGCCTGCCCACGCTGCTGCTCGCCGTGGGACAGGACCGGGTACGGGCCCTGCTCGGGGAGTAG
- a CDS encoding aminotransferase-like domain-containing protein yields MTPASTPAPASAPAPAPAPVSASAVAPPPLAARAGSVGGSPVRDILAVTARPEVINFAGGLPAPELFDREGVAAAFRHVLEEAPARALQYSTTEGEPALREPLAARTTARGLPTTADDLLVTTGSQQALSLLATALLDPGDTVLVEEPCYLAALQVFGLAGARILAVPADADGPDPEALAELVVRERPKLFYTVPTFQNPTGRTLPAERRAAVAAVAARHGLWIVEDDPYGELRYEGGRVPWIAAHPDARDRTVLLGSFSKVMAPGLRLGWLRAPAPLRRACAIVKQAADLHTPTVNQLAAARYLAVRDLDAHVSRVAAVYRERRDAMLAGLGDALPDGSVWNRPEGGMFLWARLPERYDTTALLPQVVAQDVAYVPGAPFYAGEADRSTLRLCFVTQTPREIAEGLTRLGRGLRA; encoded by the coding sequence ATGACACCCGCATCCACGCCTGCCCCCGCATCCGCACCGGCTCCCGCACCCGCGCCCGTCTCCGCGTCCGCCGTGGCGCCTCCGCCGCTCGCCGCCCGTGCCGGGTCGGTGGGCGGTTCGCCCGTGCGGGACATCCTCGCCGTCACCGCCCGTCCCGAGGTGATCAACTTCGCGGGCGGGCTGCCCGCGCCCGAGCTGTTCGACCGCGAGGGCGTCGCCGCCGCGTTCCGCCATGTGCTGGAGGAGGCCCCGGCGCGCGCGTTGCAGTACTCCACCACCGAGGGCGAGCCGGCGCTGCGGGAGCCGCTGGCCGCGCGGACGACGGCCCGCGGACTGCCCACGACCGCCGACGACCTCCTTGTCACCACGGGCTCCCAGCAGGCGCTGTCCCTGCTGGCGACCGCCCTCCTCGACCCCGGCGACACCGTGCTCGTCGAGGAGCCCTGCTACCTGGCGGCCCTCCAGGTCTTCGGCCTGGCGGGTGCGCGGATCCTCGCCGTGCCCGCCGACGCCGACGGTCCGGACCCGGAGGCGCTCGCGGAACTGGTGGTCCGTGAGCGGCCCAAGCTCTTCTACACCGTCCCCACCTTCCAGAACCCCACCGGCCGCACCCTGCCTGCGGAGCGGCGGGCCGCCGTCGCCGCCGTCGCCGCCCGGCACGGTCTGTGGATCGTCGAGGACGACCCGTACGGCGAACTCCGCTACGAGGGCGGACGCGTCCCGTGGATCGCGGCCCACCCGGACGCCCGTGACCGCACGGTGCTGCTCGGCTCCTTCTCCAAGGTGATGGCCCCCGGCCTGCGGCTGGGCTGGCTGCGGGCGCCCGCCCCGCTGCGGCGGGCCTGCGCGATCGTGAAACAGGCCGCCGACCTGCACACGCCGACCGTCAACCAGCTCGCCGCCGCCCGCTACCTCGCCGTCCGGGACCTCGACGCGCATGTGTCGCGGGTGGCGGCCGTCTACCGGGAGCGGCGCGACGCCATGCTGGCCGGGCTGGGAGACGCGCTGCCGGACGGCTCGGTGTGGAACCGGCCCGAGGGCGGCATGTTCCTCTGGGCCCGCCTCCCCGAGCGGTACGACACCACGGCCCTGCTGCCGCAGGTCGTCGCCCAGGACGTGGCGTACGTCCCCGGCGCGCCCTTCTACGCGGGCGAGGCCGACCGCTCCACGCTGCGGCTGTGCTTCGTGACGCAGACGCCGCGGGAGATCGCGGAAGGACTGACCAGGCTCGGACGGGGACTCCGGGCGTGA
- the argS gene encoding arginine--tRNA ligase produces the protein MASVTSLSHSVEQHLSSAISATLPEAAADPLLRRSDRADFQANGILALAKKAKANPRELATRVVANVVSGDVIKEIEVSGPGFLNVTVTDRAITENLAARYADADRLGVPTSPRPGTTVVDYAQPNVAKEMHVGHLRSAVIGDATVRMLEFTGESVVRRHHIGDWGTQFGMLIQYLDEHPHELDHKDSRVSGEEAMSNLDRLYKDARKLFDADEEFKTRARRRVVDLQAGEPHTLAIWQKFVDESKIYFFSVFEKLDMEIRDADIVGESGYNDMLAETCRLLEESGVAVRSEGALCVFFDDVKGPDGNPVPLIVQKSDGGYGYAATDLSAIRDRVFGLKADSLIYVVDARQSLHFKMVFETARRAGWLNDRVKAHQLAFGTVLGKDGKPFKTREGETVKLVDLLDEAVDRATAVVRDKAEKVGLSEREIEENGRYVGIGAVKYADLSTSAVRDYKFDLDQMVSLNGDTSVYLQYAYARIQSILRKAGEARPVAHPELELAPAERALGLHLDRFGETVTEAAAEYAPHKLAAYLYQLASHLTTFYDQCHVLSPDNAPEVVANRLFLVDLTARTLQRGMALLGIRTPERL, from the coding sequence ATGGCCTCGGTCACGTCCCTCAGCCACTCCGTCGAGCAGCACCTGTCGTCCGCGATCTCCGCCACCCTGCCGGAGGCCGCCGCGGACCCGCTGCTGCGACGAAGCGACCGGGCCGACTTCCAGGCCAACGGCATCCTCGCGCTGGCCAAGAAGGCGAAGGCGAACCCGCGGGAGCTGGCGACGCGGGTCGTGGCGAACGTGGTGAGCGGTGACGTGATCAAGGAGATCGAGGTCTCGGGCCCCGGCTTCCTGAACGTCACGGTCACCGACCGGGCGATCACCGAGAACCTCGCGGCGCGCTACGCGGACGCCGACCGGCTGGGCGTGCCCACGTCCCCGCGGCCGGGCACGACGGTCGTCGACTACGCCCAGCCGAACGTGGCGAAGGAGATGCACGTCGGCCACCTGCGGTCGGCGGTCATCGGCGACGCGACGGTGCGGATGCTGGAGTTCACCGGCGAGAGCGTGGTCCGCCGCCACCACATCGGCGACTGGGGCACCCAGTTCGGCATGCTCATCCAGTACCTGGACGAGCACCCGCACGAGCTGGACCACAAGGACTCCCGGGTCAGCGGCGAGGAGGCGATGTCCAACCTGGACCGCCTCTACAAGGACGCGCGCAAGCTGTTCGACGCGGACGAGGAGTTCAAGACCCGGGCCCGCCGCCGGGTGGTCGACCTCCAGGCGGGCGAACCGCACACCCTCGCCATCTGGCAGAAGTTCGTCGACGAGTCGAAGATCTACTTCTTCTCCGTGTTCGAGAAGCTGGACATGGAGATCCGGGACGCGGACATCGTCGGCGAGTCCGGGTACAACGACATGCTGGCGGAGACCTGCCGGCTGCTGGAGGAGTCGGGCGTCGCGGTCCGCTCGGAGGGCGCGCTGTGCGTGTTCTTCGACGACGTCAAGGGCCCGGACGGCAACCCGGTCCCGCTGATCGTGCAGAAGTCCGACGGCGGCTACGGCTACGCGGCGACGGACCTCTCGGCGATCCGCGACCGCGTCTTCGGCCTCAAGGCGGACTCGCTCATCTACGTCGTCGACGCCCGGCAGTCGCTGCACTTCAAGATGGTCTTCGAGACGGCGCGCCGGGCGGGCTGGCTGAACGACCGGGTGAAGGCGCACCAGTTGGCCTTCGGCACGGTCCTCGGCAAGGACGGCAAGCCGTTCAAGACCCGTGAGGGCGAGACCGTCAAGCTGGTCGACCTCCTCGACGAGGCGGTGGACCGGGCGACGGCCGTGGTCCGGGACAAGGCGGAGAAGGTCGGCCTGTCCGAGCGGGAGATCGAGGAGAACGGCAGGTACGTGGGCATCGGCGCGGTGAAGTACGCCGACCTGTCGACGTCCGCGGTGCGGGACTACAAGTTCGACCTGGACCAGATGGTCTCGCTGAACGGCGACACGTCCGTGTACCTCCAGTACGCGTACGCGCGGATCCAGTCCATCCTGCGCAAGGCCGGCGAGGCCCGTCCGGTCGCCCACCCGGAGCTGGAACTGGCCCCGGCGGAGCGCGCGCTGGGCCTGCACCTGGACCGGTTCGGCGAGACGGTCACGGAGGCGGCGGCGGAGTACGCCCCGCACAAGCTGGCCGCCTACCTGTACCAGCTGGCCTCGCACCTGACGACGTTCTACGACCAGTGCCACGTGCTGTCGCCCGACAACGCGCCCGAGGTCGTGGCGAACCGGCTGTTCCTGGTCGACCTCACGGCCAGGACGCTACAACGGGGCATGGCGCTGCTGGGCATCAGGACGCCCGAGCGGCTCTGA
- a CDS encoding DUF3558 domain-containing protein codes for MSEGTMQRRAQRDGQFDQREQRDERARRAGGLNRLLAAAVAVPVMLIAAGCSSDSGSDSGSGDKAQDAAATGGSGTDPAASATPTVRAAAYKTLPEPCAVMSKKTLTELVPKASGKKGTSSDTGERASCSWSSLVNNGVKGSQFRWLNVSLLRFESDAATGDGESQAKTYYAKQVKDAQAVTGAKNTKATPAADTGDEATLVRYDLKKAEGAFRQQTVVARVENVVVTLDYNGAGLAGDKTPTADALTKAAEKAAKETVAAVRSANGSGDGGGSDSGSGTAPSKSPAPTGRAKPSATASASTSPAPSASASKAAAAAPKASASAKS; via the coding sequence ATGAGTGAAGGAACCATGCAGCGACGAGCCCAGCGAGACGGCCAGTTTGACCAGCGTGAGCAGCGTGACGAACGAGCGAGGCGTGCCGGGGGCCTGAACCGCCTCCTCGCCGCGGCGGTCGCCGTCCCGGTGATGCTGATCGCCGCGGGCTGCTCCTCGGACTCCGGCTCCGACTCCGGCTCCGGTGACAAGGCGCAGGACGCGGCCGCCACCGGCGGCTCGGGCACGGACCCGGCGGCGAGCGCGACGCCGACCGTGCGGGCGGCCGCGTACAAGACGCTGCCGGAGCCCTGCGCGGTGATGTCGAAGAAGACGCTGACCGAGCTGGTGCCGAAGGCCTCCGGCAAGAAGGGCACGTCGAGCGACACGGGCGAGCGGGCGAGCTGCTCGTGGTCGAGCCTGGTCAACAACGGGGTGAAGGGGTCGCAGTTCCGCTGGCTGAACGTGTCGTTGCTGCGGTTCGAGTCGGACGCGGCCACGGGCGACGGCGAGTCGCAGGCGAAGACGTACTACGCGAAGCAGGTCAAGGACGCGCAGGCGGTGACCGGCGCGAAGAACACGAAGGCGACGCCGGCCGCCGACACGGGCGACGAGGCGACGCTGGTCCGCTACGACCTGAAGAAGGCGGAAGGCGCGTTCCGGCAGCAGACGGTCGTCGCGCGCGTGGAGAACGTGGTGGTCACGCTGGACTACAACGGCGCCGGTCTGGCGGGCGACAAAACGCCCACCGCGGACGCTCTGACGAAGGCCGCGGAGAAGGCCGCCAAGGAGACGGTGGCCGCGGTGCGGTCCGCCAACGGCTCGGGCGACGGCGGCGGTTCGGACTCCGGCTCCGGCACGGCCCCCTCGAAGTCCCCCGCGCCGACGGGCAGGGCGAAGCCGTCCGCCACGGCGTCGGCGTCCACCTCGCCCGCGCCGTCGGCGTCGGCGTCCAAGGCGGCCGCGGCGGCTCCGAAGGCGTCCGCGTCCGCGAAGAGCTGA